Proteins from a single region of Catenulispora acidiphila DSM 44928:
- a CDS encoding acyl-CoA dehydrogenase family protein, giving the protein MGRLAQTDGLTDIQEEILATVRTFVDKEIIPVANDLEHADEYPTQIVEGMKEMGLFGLMIPEEYGGLGESLLTYALVVEEIARGWMSVSGILNTHFIVAYMIKQHGTDEQKQHFLPRMAEGEVRAAFSMSEPALGSDVAAITTKGVPDGDDYVINGQKMWLTNGGSSTLVALLARTDLGEAAAHKNLTTFLVEKPAGFGEVAPGLTVPGKIAKMGYKGVDTTELVLSDYRIPANRILGGAPGKGFAHMMDGVEVGRVNVAARACGIAVRAFELGAAYAQQRTTFGKPIAQHQAIQFKLAEMGVKVEAAHAMMVRAAKVKDAGRRNDLEAGMAKYLAAEYCKEVVEDSFRIHGGYGYSKEYEIERLYREAPMLLIGEGTAEIQKMIIGRRLLEDYKAK; this is encoded by the coding sequence ATGGGGCGCCTCGCGCAGACCGACGGCCTGACCGACATCCAGGAGGAGATCCTGGCGACGGTCCGCACCTTCGTGGACAAGGAGATCATCCCGGTCGCCAACGACCTGGAGCACGCCGACGAGTACCCGACGCAGATCGTCGAGGGCATGAAGGAGATGGGCCTGTTCGGGCTCATGATCCCCGAGGAGTACGGCGGCCTCGGCGAGTCGCTGCTCACCTACGCGCTGGTGGTCGAGGAGATCGCGCGCGGCTGGATGTCGGTGTCGGGGATTCTGAACACCCACTTCATCGTGGCGTACATGATCAAGCAGCACGGCACGGACGAGCAGAAGCAGCACTTCCTGCCGCGCATGGCCGAGGGCGAGGTCCGCGCCGCGTTCTCGATGTCGGAGCCGGCGCTCGGGTCGGACGTCGCGGCGATCACGACCAAGGGCGTCCCCGACGGCGATGATTACGTGATCAACGGCCAGAAGATGTGGCTGACCAACGGTGGTTCCTCCACGCTGGTCGCCCTGCTGGCCCGCACCGACCTCGGCGAGGCGGCGGCGCACAAGAACCTCACCACCTTCCTGGTGGAGAAGCCCGCCGGCTTCGGCGAGGTGGCGCCGGGCCTGACCGTCCCGGGCAAGATCGCCAAGATGGGCTACAAGGGCGTCGACACCACCGAGCTGGTGCTGTCCGACTACCGCATCCCGGCGAACCGGATCCTCGGCGGCGCCCCGGGCAAGGGCTTCGCGCACATGATGGACGGCGTCGAGGTCGGCCGGGTCAACGTCGCCGCCCGCGCCTGCGGCATCGCGGTCCGCGCCTTCGAGCTCGGCGCCGCCTACGCCCAGCAGCGCACCACCTTCGGCAAGCCGATCGCGCAGCACCAGGCCATCCAGTTCAAGCTGGCCGAGATGGGCGTCAAGGTCGAGGCGGCGCACGCGATGATGGTGCGCGCCGCGAAGGTCAAGGACGCCGGCCGGCGCAACGACCTGGAAGCCGGGATGGCCAAGTACCTGGCCGCCGAGTACTGCAAGGAGGTCGTCGAGGACTCCTTCCGCATCCACGGCGGCTACGGGTACTCCAAGGAGTACGAGATCGAGCGCCTGTACCGCGAGGCGCCGATGTTGCTCATCGGCGAGGGGACCGCCGAGATCCAGAAGATGATCATCGGCCGGCGGCTGCTCGAGGACTACAAGGCGAAGTAG
- a CDS encoding DUF4328 domain-containing protein, whose translation MPGVTGSPISPYGYPAPYGANVPRIRTSVQSLGTAVTVLLALDAALAVLAAGLLAWRNTLIGDFLGDPASVDPDRMNTADQAAGSATGWFIILTVATAVVFICWFWAARNNAEVYAPNRGSLPTGWAIGGWFIPLAGLVMPGIVARDIHRGTMAGRDNTRATGGMITGWWWSSYVAFWIMCVVVSVQNGRARNAADPLEHLHDVRSASEAGIIALSVGVAAALLAITYVQTITRAQRARIREAGWYAPGQPWAYGMPYGYGAPMPGYPMGMPVPMPMPGPGQPPMPAGPPAFGMPVAMPMPGQPPMPTGSDAFGMPVAMPMQDVPVQNPIPAAHPQTAETQTAETQTADVQPTEPPKEPGDWPNPPN comes from the coding sequence ATGCCCGGCGTGACCGGCAGCCCTATATCCCCGTACGGATACCCCGCGCCCTACGGCGCCAACGTGCCCCGCATCAGGACCTCCGTGCAGAGCCTGGGCACCGCCGTGACGGTGCTGCTGGCCCTGGACGCCGCGCTGGCCGTGCTCGCCGCCGGCCTCCTGGCCTGGCGCAACACCCTGATCGGCGACTTCCTGGGCGACCCGGCCTCGGTCGACCCGGACCGCATGAACACCGCCGACCAGGCCGCCGGCAGCGCCACAGGCTGGTTCATCATCCTCACCGTGGCCACCGCCGTGGTCTTCATCTGCTGGTTCTGGGCCGCCCGCAACAACGCCGAGGTCTACGCCCCGAACCGCGGCTCCCTGCCCACCGGCTGGGCGATCGGCGGCTGGTTCATCCCGCTGGCCGGCCTGGTCATGCCCGGCATCGTCGCCCGCGACATCCACCGCGGCACCATGGCCGGCCGCGACAACACCCGCGCCACCGGCGGCATGATCACCGGCTGGTGGTGGAGCTCCTACGTGGCCTTCTGGATCATGTGCGTGGTCGTCAGCGTCCAGAACGGCCGAGCCCGCAACGCCGCGGACCCCCTGGAGCACCTGCACGACGTCCGCTCAGCCTCCGAGGCGGGCATCATCGCCCTCTCGGTGGGAGTCGCGGCAGCCCTGCTGGCGATCACCTACGTGCAGACCATCACCAGGGCCCAGCGAGCCCGCATCCGCGAGGCCGGCTGGTACGCGCCGGGGCAGCCGTGGGCGTACGGGATGCCGTACGGGTACGGGGCGCCGATGCCCGGGTATCCGATGGGCATGCCCGTGCCGATGCCGATGCCGGGCCCGGGGCAGCCGCCGATGCCGGCGGGGCCGCCTGCTTTCGGGATGCCGGTTGCGATGCCGATGCCCGGGCAGCCGCCGATGCCGACAGGATCCGATGCTTTCGGCATGCCGGTGGCGATGCCGATGCAGGATGTGCCGGTCCAGAATCCGATACCGGCCGCTCATCCGCAGACCGCCGAGACTCAGACAGCTGAAACCCAGACCGCCGATGTGCAGCCCACCGAACCGCCGAAGGAGCCCGGCGACTGGCCCAACCCGCCGAACTGA
- a CDS encoding MaoC family dehydratase codes for MQFGRYFEEFEVGAVYKHWPGKTVTEYDDHLFCLITMNHHPLHLDANYAEETTDFKRNVVVGNYIYSLLLGMSVADVSGKAIANLEVESLRHIAPTFHGDTIYGETEVLDKTESKSKDDRGIVYVQTKGYKQDGTVVCVFRRKVMVPKRSYGDARGGEQPGRPTPSA; via the coding sequence ATGCAGTTCGGCCGGTATTTCGAGGAGTTCGAGGTCGGCGCGGTGTACAAGCACTGGCCCGGCAAGACGGTCACCGAGTACGACGACCACCTGTTCTGCCTGATCACCATGAACCACCACCCGCTCCACCTGGACGCGAACTACGCCGAGGAGACCACCGACTTCAAGCGGAACGTGGTCGTCGGCAACTACATCTACTCCCTGCTGCTCGGCATGTCGGTGGCGGACGTGTCCGGCAAGGCGATCGCGAACCTGGAAGTGGAGTCCCTGCGGCACATCGCGCCGACCTTCCACGGCGACACCATCTATGGCGAGACCGAGGTCCTGGACAAGACCGAGTCCAAGTCCAAGGACGACCGCGGCATCGTGTACGTCCAGACGAAGGGCTACAAGCAGGACGGCACCGTGGTCTGCGTCTTCCGCCGCAAGGTGATGGTCCCCAAGCGCTCGTACGGCGACGCCCGCGGCGGCGAGCAGCCCGGCCGTCCGACCCCGTCGGCGTAG
- a CDS encoding M50 family metallopeptidase has protein sequence MGPLGIILFVIALVASIMLHEAGHMVSARKAGGKVTEYFVGFGPRIWSFRRGETEYGVKAIPAGGYVKIVGMTDLEPIEPEDEPRAFYHKPLGWRLLTLSAGSLVHFMIALLLLLLVPLTWGVRSQDLSGTVGNVTQCLKTTAGACAPGDAPSPARAAQLRNGDKIITVNGTHVTSWQDGPDSVTSLLHKGQPALGADNKPVSAPVPVEVTYVRDGQQHTTTITPSVGNISADPSKVQLGLMIGIQAPQLVWTHPGFANEVGNGFTTFGSFAKGSVTGLIDIPASIPKLFQATTSDKPRSADAPVGVVGMASLTGGVIQNSGYGGFLYYIASINMFIGIFNLLPLLPLDGGHIAIALYEAGRRKIAKAFGRPDPGRVDLNKLMPAAFTFLVLFVGLSLLLMAADITNPLKFPS, from the coding sequence GTGGGCCCGCTAGGCATCATCCTGTTCGTCATCGCGCTCGTGGCGTCGATCATGCTGCACGAGGCCGGGCACATGGTGTCCGCCCGCAAGGCCGGCGGCAAGGTCACCGAGTACTTCGTCGGGTTCGGGCCGCGGATCTGGTCCTTCCGCCGGGGCGAGACCGAGTACGGCGTGAAGGCCATCCCGGCCGGCGGCTACGTGAAGATCGTCGGGATGACGGACCTGGAGCCGATCGAGCCCGAGGACGAGCCGCGGGCGTTCTACCACAAGCCGCTGGGCTGGCGGCTGCTGACGCTGTCGGCGGGTTCGCTGGTGCACTTCATGATCGCCCTGCTCCTGCTGCTGCTGGTCCCGCTGACCTGGGGTGTGCGGTCGCAGGACCTGTCCGGGACGGTCGGGAACGTCACCCAGTGCCTGAAGACCACCGCCGGCGCGTGCGCCCCCGGGGACGCCCCGAGCCCGGCCAGGGCGGCGCAGCTGCGGAACGGCGACAAGATCATCACGGTGAACGGCACGCACGTCACCAGCTGGCAGGACGGCCCGGACTCGGTGACGTCGCTGCTGCACAAGGGCCAGCCGGCGCTCGGCGCCGACAACAAGCCGGTCAGCGCCCCGGTGCCGGTGGAGGTCACCTATGTGCGCGACGGCCAGCAGCACACGACGACGATCACGCCGTCGGTGGGCAACATCTCCGCCGACCCGAGCAAGGTGCAGCTCGGTCTGATGATCGGCATCCAGGCGCCGCAGCTGGTCTGGACGCACCCCGGGTTCGCGAACGAGGTCGGCAACGGCTTCACCACCTTCGGCAGCTTCGCCAAGGGCTCGGTCACCGGCCTGATCGACATCCCGGCCTCGATCCCGAAGCTGTTCCAGGCGACCACCAGCGACAAGCCGCGTTCGGCGGACGCCCCGGTGGGCGTGGTCGGCATGGCGAGCCTGACCGGCGGCGTGATCCAGAACAGCGGCTACGGCGGCTTCCTGTACTACATCGCCAGCATCAACATGTTCATCGGCATCTTCAACCTGCTGCCGCTGCTGCCCCTGGACGGCGGGCACATCGCGATCGCGCTGTACGAGGCCGGGCGCCGCAAGATCGCCAAGGCCTTCGGCCGTCCGGACCCGGGCCGCGTGGACCTGAACAAGCTGATGCCGGCGGCGTTCACCTTCCTGGTCCTGTTCGTCGGCCTGTCGCTGCTGCTGATGGCCGCGGACATCACCAACCCGCTGAAGTTCCCGAGCTGA
- a CDS encoding HpcH/HpaI aldolase/citrate lyase family protein has translation MSESARPQRPRRSCLAVPGSNPRFLEKAQGLPADQVFLDLEDACAPLAKPEARHTIVKFLNEGDWTGKARVVRVNDWTTEWTYRDVVTVVEGAGQNLDAIMLPKVQNAAQVQALDLLLTQIEKTMGFEVGKIGIEAQIENAAGLVNVDEIAGASPRLETIIFGPADFMASINMRSLVVGALIPGYPADPYHYILMRILMAARMHDLQAIDGPFLQIRDVDAFREVAVRSAALGFDGKWVLHPGQVDAANEIYSPSQEDYDHAELILDAYDYCTSEAGGKKGSAMLGDEMIDEASRKMALVIAGKGRAAGMSRTSSFEIPEA, from the coding sequence ATGTCCGAGTCCGCTCGTCCGCAGCGCCCGCGCCGTTCGTGTCTGGCCGTCCCCGGCTCCAACCCGCGCTTTCTGGAGAAGGCGCAGGGGCTGCCGGCCGACCAGGTCTTCCTGGACCTGGAGGACGCCTGCGCCCCGCTGGCCAAGCCGGAGGCCCGGCACACCATCGTGAAGTTCCTCAATGAGGGGGACTGGACCGGCAAGGCCCGGGTGGTGCGGGTCAACGACTGGACCACCGAGTGGACCTACCGCGACGTGGTCACCGTGGTCGAGGGCGCCGGGCAGAACCTGGACGCGATCATGCTGCCCAAGGTGCAGAACGCGGCCCAGGTCCAGGCGCTGGACCTGCTGCTCACGCAGATCGAGAAGACGATGGGCTTCGAGGTCGGCAAGATCGGCATCGAGGCGCAGATCGAGAACGCCGCCGGGCTGGTGAACGTCGACGAGATCGCCGGCGCGAGCCCGCGGCTGGAGACCATCATCTTCGGCCCGGCCGACTTCATGGCCTCGATCAACATGAGGTCGCTGGTCGTCGGCGCGCTGATCCCGGGCTACCCGGCCGACCCGTACCACTACATCCTCATGCGCATCCTGATGGCGGCGCGCATGCACGACCTGCAGGCGATCGACGGCCCGTTCCTGCAGATCCGCGACGTGGACGCCTTCCGCGAGGTCGCCGTCCGCTCGGCGGCCCTGGGCTTCGACGGCAAGTGGGTCCTGCACCCCGGCCAGGTCGACGCGGCGAACGAGATCTACTCGCCCTCGCAGGAGGACTACGACCACGCCGAGCTGATCCTGGACGCCTACGACTACTGCACGTCCGAGGCCGGCGGGAAGAAGGGCTCGGCGATGCTCGGCGACGAGATGATCGACGAGGCCTCCCGCAAGATGGCCCTGGTCATCGCGGGCAAGGGCCGTGCTGCCGGGATGAGCCGGACCAGCTCCTTCGAAATCCCGGAGGCCTGA
- a CDS encoding alpha/beta fold hydrolase has translation MRFVDDRGTLLHVVRDGEHGPAVLFVQGLAGAWFEWNPVVPLLAGDHRLVRFDRPGLGWSQQEFGDDGRPLPQTLAGEAERLGRVLDAVGVAPEEKVFVVAHSYGAFHAEAFARLHPERIAGVVFVDGSAEPDITPAPGGPGRVLGQAFVRGTKALGLNQVLGPAVRRLVYQAASTTHRDPDRELGRAVYRSSRVAAAVVNELWSYRPSAVELLELRCERPFPEVLVQVLVGAAGAAQDAHARRWVERQREFAGLFPGAEVVELPDAKHLIAADRPDAVATAVRSLGF, from the coding sequence GTGAGGTTCGTCGATGATCGCGGCACGCTGTTGCACGTCGTCCGGGACGGCGAGCACGGGCCCGCGGTGCTGTTCGTCCAGGGACTGGCCGGCGCCTGGTTCGAGTGGAACCCGGTGGTGCCGCTGCTGGCCGGGGACCACCGGCTGGTGCGCTTCGACCGTCCCGGCCTGGGGTGGTCGCAGCAGGAGTTCGGGGACGACGGACGGCCGCTGCCGCAGACCTTGGCCGGCGAGGCCGAGCGGCTGGGGCGGGTGCTGGACGCGGTGGGTGTCGCACCCGAGGAGAAGGTCTTCGTCGTCGCGCACTCCTACGGCGCCTTCCACGCCGAGGCCTTCGCGCGCCTGCATCCGGAGCGGATCGCCGGGGTGGTCTTCGTCGACGGCAGCGCCGAGCCGGACATCACGCCGGCGCCCGGCGGGCCCGGACGCGTGCTCGGGCAGGCGTTCGTTCGGGGGACCAAGGCGCTCGGGCTGAACCAGGTGCTGGGACCGGCGGTGCGGCGGCTGGTCTATCAGGCCGCGAGCACGACGCACCGGGATCCGGACCGGGAACTGGGGCGCGCGGTCTACCGGTCCAGCCGGGTCGCGGCGGCAGTGGTGAACGAGCTGTGGTCCTACCGGCCGAGCGCGGTGGAGTTGCTTGAGCTGCGCTGCGAGCGGCCGTTCCCGGAGGTTCTGGTACAGGTGCTGGTGGGGGCGGCGGGTGCGGCGCAGGACGCGCACGCGCGGCGGTGGGTCGAACGTCAGCGCGAATTCGCGGGCTTGTTTCCCGGTGCCGAAGTCGTAGAGTTACCCGATGCCAAACACCTGATCGCCGCCGACCGGCCGGACGCGGTCGCCACCGCCGTGCGCTCGCTGGGTTTTTGA
- the ispG gene encoding flavodoxin-dependent (E)-4-hydroxy-3-methylbut-2-enyl-diphosphate synthase → MTAIALGMPALPTKPLAVRRKSRQIMVGNVPVGGDAPVSVQSMTTTLTADVNATLQQIAQLTAAGCQIVRVAVPSQDDADALPQIARKSQIPVIADIHFQPKYVFAAIDAGCAAVRVNPGNIKAFDDKVGEIAKAAKAAGVPIRIGVNAGSLDKRLYEKYGKATAEALVESALWECSLFEEHDFRDIKISVKHNDPVVMINAYRLLAEACDYPLHLGVTEAGPAFQGTIKSAVAFGALLSEGIGDTIRVSLSAPPVEEVKVGAQILESLGLRKRGLEIVSCPSCGRAQVDVYKLADQVSAALDGLKVPLRVAVMGCVVNGPGEAREADLGVASGNGKGQIFVRGEVIKTVPEAQIVETLIEEAFKLASEMGLEIDAETGEIVESVNAAL, encoded by the coding sequence TTGACCGCCATCGCGCTGGGCATGCCCGCACTCCCGACCAAGCCGCTTGCCGTCCGCCGCAAGTCCCGCCAGATCATGGTGGGGAACGTCCCGGTGGGCGGGGACGCGCCGGTCTCGGTGCAGTCGATGACCACGACCCTCACCGCCGACGTGAACGCCACGCTCCAGCAGATCGCGCAGCTCACCGCCGCCGGCTGCCAGATCGTGCGGGTCGCGGTGCCCTCCCAGGACGACGCCGACGCGCTGCCCCAGATCGCGCGCAAGTCGCAGATCCCGGTCATCGCCGACATCCACTTCCAGCCCAAGTACGTCTTCGCCGCGATCGACGCCGGCTGCGCCGCGGTGCGGGTGAACCCGGGCAACATCAAGGCCTTCGACGACAAGGTCGGCGAGATCGCCAAGGCGGCCAAGGCCGCCGGCGTCCCGATCCGGATCGGCGTGAACGCCGGCTCCCTGGACAAGCGGCTGTACGAGAAGTACGGCAAGGCCACCGCCGAGGCGCTGGTGGAATCCGCGCTGTGGGAGTGCTCGCTGTTCGAGGAGCACGACTTCCGCGACATCAAGATCTCGGTCAAGCACAACGACCCGGTCGTGATGATCAACGCCTACCGGCTGCTGGCCGAGGCCTGCGACTACCCGCTGCACCTCGGCGTCACCGAGGCCGGCCCGGCGTTCCAGGGCACGATCAAGTCCGCCGTCGCCTTCGGCGCGCTGCTGTCCGAGGGCATCGGCGACACCATCCGCGTCTCGCTGTCCGCCCCGCCGGTGGAAGAGGTGAAGGTCGGCGCGCAGATCCTGGAGTCCCTCGGCCTGCGCAAGCGCGGCCTGGAGATCGTCTCCTGTCCCTCCTGCGGCCGGGCGCAGGTCGACGTCTACAAGCTCGCCGACCAGGTCAGCGCCGCGCTCGACGGGCTGAAGGTACCCCTGCGGGTGGCCGTCATGGGCTGCGTCGTGAACGGTCCGGGCGAGGCGCGCGAGGCGGACCTCGGGGTGGCCTCCGGCAACGGCAAGGGCCAGATCTTCGTGCGCGGCGAGGTCATCAAGACCGTGCCGGAGGCGCAGATCGTGGAGACCTTGATCGAGGAGGCGTTCAAGCTCGCCTCGGAGATGGGTCTGGAGATCGACGCCGAGACCGGTGAGATCGTGGAGTCTGTGAACGCCGCGCTTTAG
- the dxr gene encoding 1-deoxy-D-xylulose-5-phosphate reductoisomerase, with protein sequence MTHTVRDIILLGSTGSIGTQTLDLVARNPDRFRIVGLAAGGGNPELLAEQALATGARTVAVAKGSAAQDLNLAFYASAKKRGYSAGEFQIPEILAGPDAATELAARACDIVLNAIDGAAGLKATLAALDAGRTLALANKESLIIGGDLVARRAKPGQIVPVDSEHSALAQALRGGRAEEVEKLIVTASGGPFRGRTRAEMADVSPEQAMKHPTWTMGPLVTCNSSTLVNKGLEVIEAHLLFDVPFERIEVVVHPQSIVHSMVQFVDGSTLAQASPPDMRLPIALALGWPDRIPGAAPAIDWTKASTWEFFPLDDEAFPSVRLAKQVGATGGTAPAVFNGANEECVAAFLAGRLRFPAIVDTIERVVAEHAGSARSQGGDLTLEAVLEADSWARTRARELTTGGQTLS encoded by the coding sequence GTGACCCACACCGTGCGCGACATCATCCTTCTCGGCTCGACCGGTTCCATCGGCACCCAGACCCTGGACCTGGTCGCCCGCAATCCCGACCGCTTCCGCATCGTCGGGTTGGCCGCCGGCGGCGGGAATCCGGAGCTCCTCGCCGAGCAGGCGCTGGCCACCGGCGCGCGCACCGTGGCCGTCGCCAAGGGCAGTGCCGCGCAGGACCTGAACCTCGCCTTCTACGCCTCGGCCAAGAAACGCGGCTACTCCGCCGGCGAGTTCCAGATCCCTGAGATCCTCGCCGGGCCCGACGCCGCCACCGAACTCGCCGCCCGCGCGTGCGACATCGTCCTGAACGCCATCGACGGCGCCGCCGGTCTGAAGGCCACGCTGGCCGCCCTGGACGCCGGCCGGACCCTCGCGCTGGCGAACAAGGAGTCGCTGATCATCGGCGGCGACCTGGTCGCCCGCCGCGCCAAGCCCGGGCAGATCGTCCCGGTCGACTCCGAACACTCCGCGCTGGCGCAGGCGCTGCGCGGCGGTCGCGCGGAGGAAGTTGAGAAGCTCATCGTCACGGCCTCCGGCGGTCCGTTCCGCGGCCGGACCCGCGCGGAGATGGCGGACGTGTCGCCCGAACAGGCGATGAAGCACCCGACCTGGACCATGGGACCGCTGGTCACCTGCAATTCCTCGACCCTGGTGAACAAGGGCCTGGAGGTGATCGAGGCGCATCTGTTGTTCGACGTCCCCTTCGAGCGCATCGAGGTCGTGGTGCACCCGCAGTCCATCGTGCACTCCATGGTGCAGTTCGTGGACGGCTCGACCCTGGCCCAGGCCAGTCCGCCGGACATGCGGCTGCCGATCGCCCTGGCGCTCGGCTGGCCCGACCGGATCCCCGGCGCCGCCCCGGCCATAGACTGGACCAAGGCCTCCACCTGGGAGTTCTTCCCGCTGGACGACGAGGCGTTCCCCTCGGTCCGGCTGGCCAAGCAGGTCGGCGCAACCGGTGGGACCGCCCCGGCGGTCTTCAACGGTGCCAACGAGGAGTGTGTGGCGGCGTTCCTCGCCGGCCGCCTCCGCTTCCCGGCGATCGTCGATACCATCGAACGGGTGGTCGCCGAACACGCCGGTTCAGCGCGCTCTCAGGGTGGGGACCTTACCCTGGAGGCCGTTCTGGAGGCGGATTCCTGGGCGCGTACGCGCGCGCGGGAACTCACAACCGGCGGACAGACATTGAGCTGA
- a CDS encoding GNAT family N-acetyltransferase: MSVLSRVRGTNTRLLGVADLADVRALLARDPVANVFVASRVEASGLDAWRLGGEVWGHIVNGKLDALCYSGANLVPVEASPEAVRAFAERARRQGRRCSSIVGPAEAAMALWEQVRPTWGPAREVRASQPLMEIRGSSPAVEPDFRVKPVTPSQIDTLLPACIAMFTEEVGVSPVGDDNGNSYRARVSELVHAGRAFAWIEDGHVVFKAEIGAVTERACQIQGVWTHPALRGKGIAAAGMAAVVEYALRDFASVVSLYVNDYNAPARAVYRKVGFEEVGAFASILF; this comes from the coding sequence ATGAGCGTGTTGTCCAGGGTCCGCGGGACCAACACCAGGCTGCTGGGTGTGGCCGACCTGGCCGACGTCCGCGCGCTGCTGGCGCGCGATCCGGTCGCCAACGTCTTCGTCGCCTCCCGGGTCGAGGCCTCCGGTCTGGACGCGTGGCGCCTCGGCGGCGAGGTCTGGGGCCACATCGTCAACGGCAAGCTCGACGCGCTGTGCTACTCCGGGGCGAACCTGGTCCCGGTCGAGGCGAGTCCCGAGGCCGTGCGGGCGTTCGCCGAGCGCGCCCGCCGCCAGGGCCGCCGCTGCTCCTCGATCGTCGGGCCCGCCGAGGCCGCGATGGCGTTGTGGGAACAGGTGCGTCCGACCTGGGGTCCGGCGCGCGAGGTGCGCGCCAGCCAGCCGCTGATGGAGATCCGCGGCTCCTCCCCGGCTGTGGAGCCGGACTTCCGCGTCAAGCCGGTGACCCCGAGCCAGATAGACACGCTCCTGCCGGCCTGTATAGCGATGTTCACCGAGGAGGTCGGGGTCTCGCCGGTCGGCGACGACAACGGCAACTCCTACCGCGCGCGCGTCTCCGAACTCGTGCACGCCGGCCGGGCCTTCGCCTGGATCGAGGACGGGCACGTGGTGTTCAAGGCCGAGATCGGCGCGGTGACCGAGCGCGCGTGCCAGATCCAGGGGGTGTGGACGCACCCGGCGCTGCGCGGCAAGGGGATCGCCGCCGCCGGGATGGCCGCCGTCGTGGAGTACGCGCTGCGCGATTTCGCGTCGGTGGTGAGCCTGTACGTGAACGACTACAACGCTCCCGCGCGCGCCGTCTACCGCAAAGTCGGGTTCGAGGAGGTCGGCGCTTTCGCGTCGATCCTGTTCTGA
- a CDS encoding DUF6758 family protein, which produces MKVEPSCPRCGSRVRAPGELSPAWQCDLHGTVHPLQPVQPPTVKELAETAANSQVPVWMPWPLPTGWEFTGIAYAGDEAGARATAVACAGPNPFGGVGELLLIAEEMGVGLGACFAGLEGFDPGEIFEENAAHAKLYAAGRSTSMWCVPDTGDRAVFLGEAGGLWLWAILWPHDAAHLMYDDLVLTDLRDAGGEIDRIPVGGLSLRLMEM; this is translated from the coding sequence ATGAAGGTCGAGCCCAGCTGCCCACGCTGTGGGAGCCGGGTGCGCGCGCCCGGCGAGCTGTCCCCGGCCTGGCAGTGCGACCTCCACGGAACGGTCCACCCGCTCCAGCCGGTGCAGCCGCCCACGGTGAAGGAGCTGGCCGAGACGGCCGCCAACAGCCAGGTCCCGGTGTGGATGCCCTGGCCGCTGCCGACCGGCTGGGAGTTCACCGGCATCGCCTACGCCGGCGACGAGGCCGGTGCCCGCGCGACCGCCGTGGCCTGTGCCGGCCCGAACCCGTTCGGCGGCGTCGGGGAACTCTTGCTGATCGCCGAGGAGATGGGTGTCGGCCTCGGCGCCTGTTTCGCAGGGCTCGAGGGCTTCGACCCCGGCGAGATCTTCGAGGAGAACGCCGCGCACGCCAAGCTCTACGCCGCCGGCCGCTCCACCTCCATGTGGTGCGTCCCGGACACCGGTGACCGCGCGGTGTTCCTCGGCGAGGCCGGCGGCCTGTGGCTGTGGGCCATCCTGTGGCCGCACGACGCGGCCCACCTGATGTACGACGACCTGGTGCTCACCGATCTGCGGGACGCCGGCGGCGAGATCGACCGGATCCCGGTCGGCGGGCTGTCCCTGCGCCTGATGGAGATGTAG